One Porphyromonas pogonae genomic region harbors:
- the xpt gene encoding xanthine phosphoribosyltransferase — protein sequence MELLKQRILQDGKCFPGGILKVDSFINHQMDPALMYNIAQEFARLFQDKGINKIVTIEASGIAPAIFVGYIMHLPVVFVKKKEPKTMHNMLSTSVHSFTKDREYKVCISADFLSSDDKVLFIDDFLANGNAALGMLDLIEQAGAEIKGMGFIIEKAFQSGGTILRDKGIHVESLAIIEDLSNCRIVIR from the coding sequence ATGGAACTTTTAAAACAGAGAATTTTGCAAGACGGGAAGTGTTTCCCCGGAGGTATCCTTAAAGTAGATAGCTTTATTAACCATCAGATGGATCCTGCTCTGATGTACAATATCGCACAGGAATTTGCCCGTTTGTTTCAAGATAAAGGGATCAACAAGATTGTTACCATAGAAGCCAGTGGTATAGCTCCCGCTATATTTGTGGGGTATATCATGCATTTGCCCGTGGTATTTGTAAAAAAGAAAGAGCCCAAGACGATGCATAATATGCTTAGTACTTCGGTACATTCGTTTACAAAGGACCGAGAGTATAAGGTATGTATCAGTGCAGACTTTCTTAGCTCGGATGATAAAGTGCTTTTTATCGATGACTTCCTTGCCAATGGTAATGCTGCTCTGGGTATGTTGGATCTTATCGAACAGGCCGGTGCCGAGATCAAAGGGATGGGATTTATTATAGAAAAAGCTTTTCAGTCCGGAGGCACTATCCTCAGAGACAAAGGTATTCATGTCGAATCTTTGGCAATCATCGAAGATCTAAGTAATTGCCGCATTGTGATACGCTGA
- a CDS encoding DUF3276 family protein yields MMKDKEFSSETFYSRCVKAGQRYYYIDAKRDSKQNEYIVLTESKSSEPGGKMERHRIFIYKEDFEKFKEAFGDVMLHIGNEQEEIDSTLDLISPLKMNLGEADSESLIDDDSLPIKLDWPE; encoded by the coding sequence ATGATGAAAGATAAAGAGTTTTCTTCAGAAACGTTTTATTCCCGCTGTGTAAAGGCCGGTCAACGATATTACTATATTGATGCCAAACGGGATAGTAAACAAAACGAGTATATCGTATTGACCGAGAGCAAATCCTCTGAGCCGGGAGGCAAGATGGAGAGGCACCGTATATTTATCTATAAGGAGGATTTTGAGAAATTCAAAGAAGCTTTTGGCGATGTGATGTTGCATATCGGTAATGAGCAGGAGGAGATTGATTCTACTTTGGATTTGATAAGCCCTTTGAAAATGAATTTGGGTGAAGCGGATTCGGAATCTCTGATAGACGACGATTCATTACCCATTAAACTCGACTGGCCCGAATAA
- the mtaB gene encoding tRNA (N(6)-L-threonylcarbamoyladenosine(37)-C(2))-methylthiotransferase MtaB — MTDNSIFENKKAAYFTLGCKLNFAETSTIGKALFDQGVRRAREGEVADICVVNTCSVTELADKKCRGIIRKIQKDHPGAFVVVTGCYAQLKPDEVSHIKGVNLVLGAEQKLDVVKYLQQIDSLKKDKHEVISSATKDIRTFQPGCSSDDRTRHFLKVQDGCDYHCTYCTIPKARGRSRNGTIDSLVQQARDVADSGGKEIVLTGVNIGDFGRTTGETFIDLIKALDDVEGIERYRISSIEPNLLSDKIIEFCASSKRFAPHFHIPLQSGSDEVLRLMKRRYDTDLFRRRIEHIKKVMPGAFIGVDVIVGTRGESPELFDECFEFLQSIPFSQLHVFSYSERPGTKALEIPYVVDTREKHRRSQRLLELSEQKLAVFYAAEINKPHKVLWENSEKEGYMTGFTENYVRVGKPFDANSIGRVETCIPREFSEDKTFLI, encoded by the coding sequence ATGACTGACAATTCAATATTCGAGAATAAGAAAGCTGCGTATTTTACGCTGGGGTGTAAGCTCAACTTTGCCGAGACTTCTACCATTGGTAAAGCCTTGTTTGACCAAGGTGTAAGGAGAGCTCGTGAAGGTGAGGTGGCTGATATATGTGTTGTAAACACATGCTCTGTCACGGAACTGGCGGACAAAAAGTGTCGCGGTATCATACGCAAGATACAAAAAGACCATCCCGGTGCATTTGTGGTAGTCACCGGTTGCTATGCACAGCTCAAGCCTGATGAAGTGAGCCATATCAAGGGGGTCAACTTGGTTCTGGGAGCTGAGCAGAAGCTTGATGTGGTCAAATATCTGCAACAAATAGATTCGCTCAAGAAAGATAAGCATGAAGTTATTTCTTCTGCAACAAAAGATATCCGCACCTTCCAACCCGGTTGCTCATCAGACGACCGCACACGTCATTTCCTCAAAGTTCAGGATGGCTGTGACTATCACTGTACTTATTGCACCATACCCAAAGCACGCGGACGTAGCCGCAACGGTACTATAGACTCATTGGTACAGCAGGCTCGTGACGTAGCTGACTCCGGTGGTAAGGAGATTGTTCTCACCGGGGTCAACATTGGTGATTTCGGTCGCACCACAGGTGAGACGTTTATCGATCTTATCAAAGCATTGGATGATGTGGAGGGGATAGAGCGTTACAGGATTAGTTCTATCGAACCCAATTTACTTTCAGATAAAATCATTGAGTTTTGTGCCTCTTCCAAGCGTTTTGCTCCCCACTTCCATATTCCGCTCCAAAGCGGGAGTGATGAGGTATTGCGTTTGATGAAGCGCAGATATGATACAGATTTGTTTCGTCGTCGCATAGAGCATATCAAGAAAGTAATGCCTGGTGCTTTTATCGGTGTAGATGTTATTGTGGGTACACGAGGCGAGAGCCCTGAGCTTTTCGATGAGTGTTTTGAATTTCTCCAAAGCATTCCATTTTCCCAATTGCATGTTTTCAGTTATTCGGAAAGACCCGGCACCAAAGCTCTCGAAATACCTTATGTGGTAGATACAAGGGAAAAGCATCGACGCAGTCAACGTTTGCTTGAACTTTCTGAGCAGAAACTCGCAGTTTTCTATGCTGCGGAAATTAACAAACCTCACAAGGTCCTTTGGGAAAACTCGGAAAAAGAAGGATACATGACCGGTTTTACCGAAAACTATGTGCGTGTAGGTAAGCCTTTCGATGCAAATTCCATCGGTAGGGTAGAGACTTGTATACCGCGTGAGTTCAGTGAAGATAAAACCTTTTTGATATAA
- a CDS encoding lysophospholipid acyltransferase family protein has protein sequence MTFIEKLRYIFYKQQIKRVAHNRSWWIYYKSLILAFIIKDIVRYRRSTVRTNLLQSFPEKDLRQIKDIENGFYKHFALLILSSPKLLYLPEEKIRQHLILENVELFAELKAQGFPAVMMMMGHYGNWELFSGAQSYFDPIGVRQNQIYRPLKDRALDKLMKELRERNGSICIAKDDVGRSLLSFVRQPQSEMQILAFISDQTPSKINIHYWTNFLNQPSAFFTGSERLAKKLNLPVVYMDVSRQGRFEYKGRFELITKTPRECAPNEIIEKYARLMERTILRAPQYWLWSHKRWKHDVNSFPHVDKVAGL, from the coding sequence ATGACCTTCATTGAAAAACTCCGTTATATTTTTTACAAGCAACAAATAAAGCGTGTGGCTCACAACCGGTCGTGGTGGATTTATTATAAGAGCCTTATCCTCGCTTTTATTATAAAAGATATTGTACGCTATAGGCGTTCCACTGTAAGGACCAATTTGCTTCAGAGTTTTCCTGAAAAGGATCTAAGGCAGATAAAAGATATAGAGAACGGGTTTTACAAGCATTTTGCTCTACTTATTCTTAGTTCTCCCAAACTCCTCTATTTGCCGGAAGAAAAGATACGTCAGCACTTGATTCTTGAGAATGTGGAGCTCTTTGCAGAGCTTAAGGCACAGGGATTCCCTGCTGTGATGATGATGATGGGGCATTACGGCAATTGGGAGCTTTTTAGCGGAGCACAATCTTATTTCGATCCCATAGGCGTACGCCAAAACCAGATCTACCGCCCACTCAAAGATAGAGCACTGGACAAGCTGATGAAAGAATTGAGAGAGAGAAACGGATCTATATGTATTGCCAAAGATGATGTAGGTCGGTCTTTACTCAGCTTTGTACGACAGCCACAGTCAGAAATGCAGATTCTTGCTTTTATATCTGATCAGACGCCAAGTAAGATTAATATTCATTATTGGACAAACTTCTTGAATCAGCCTTCAGCTTTCTTTACCGGGTCCGAACGTTTGGCAAAAAAACTAAATCTGCCTGTTGTTTACATGGATGTTTCAAGACAAGGCCGTTTTGAATATAAAGGGCGTTTCGAACTCATCACCAAAACGCCTCGTGAATGTGCTCCTAATGAGATCATAGAGAAATATGCACGCCTTATGGAGCGTACTATACTCCGTGCCCCACAGTACTGGCTCTGGAGTCACAAGCGCTGGAAGCATGATGTGAACAGCTTTCCGCATGTCGATAAAGTTGCAGGCTTGTAG
- a CDS encoding glycosyltransferase family 2 protein, whose protein sequence is MEKEVAVIVLNWNGRKLLEEFMPSWTQYTPQDVAELILVDNGSDDDSVAFMHEHYPDVKLIDYDQNYGFAEGYNRAVQSVKHPIVVLLNSDAALSQDWLSQPLQLLHSDKRIAAVQPKIRACRNPEYFEYAGGAGGFIDRLGYPFCRGRIFDTVEKDQGQYDDVTDIFWASGACLIIRRDVYIECGGLDARFFAHQEEIDLCWRINARGYRIVYAPSSVVYHVGGASLDMNSPRKCYLNFRNNLVMLYKNIPSDKLRRVLSRRFFLDYMSAVMFLLKGNTANFKAVLKARKDFMAMRSTFRLARKENLAATKQSQPRAIAPFCIVSQYYLLRRNTFSQLPHKHVSK, encoded by the coding sequence ATGGAGAAGGAAGTAGCCGTAATAGTCCTCAATTGGAACGGACGTAAGTTGTTGGAAGAGTTCATGCCGTCATGGACTCAATATACACCGCAGGATGTAGCAGAGCTTATCCTCGTGGACAATGGTTCCGATGATGACTCGGTCGCGTTTATGCATGAGCATTACCCTGATGTAAAACTCATCGATTACGATCAGAATTATGGCTTTGCCGAGGGGTACAACCGCGCTGTACAATCCGTCAAGCATCCTATTGTAGTATTGCTCAACAGTGATGCCGCTTTGTCCCAGGACTGGCTTTCCCAACCTCTACAGCTCCTTCACAGTGATAAGCGCATAGCAGCCGTACAGCCCAAAATACGTGCTTGCCGTAATCCTGAATATTTTGAGTATGCCGGTGGTGCCGGTGGCTTTATTGATAGGTTGGGCTACCCTTTTTGTAGAGGACGCATTTTTGATACGGTAGAGAAAGATCAGGGACAATATGATGATGTCACTGATATCTTCTGGGCTTCGGGTGCTTGCCTCATCATTCGTCGGGATGTATACATCGAGTGCGGGGGATTGGACGCGCGCTTCTTTGCCCATCAGGAAGAGATAGATCTTTGCTGGCGTATCAATGCTCGTGGCTATCGTATAGTATATGCTCCCTCATCAGTAGTATATCATGTAGGAGGAGCCAGCTTGGATATGAATAGTCCTCGTAAATGTTATCTCAATTTCCGCAACAACTTGGTGATGCTTTACAAAAATATTCCTTCGGACAAACTTCGTCGTGTCCTTTCGCGACGATTCTTTTTGGACTACATGTCTGCCGTGATGTTTCTGCTCAAGGGCAACACTGCCAATTTCAAAGCAGTACTCAAGGCACGTAAGGATTTTATGGCTATGAGATCTACGTTCAGACTTGCCCGAAAGGAGAACTTGGCTGCAACCAAACAATCTCAACCTCGTGCCATAGCTCCCTTTTGTATTGTGAGCCAGTATTACCTGTTGCGTCGCAATACATTCTCACAGCTTCCACACAAGCATGTGAGTAAGTAA
- a CDS encoding ATP-dependent DNA helicase has translation MKDNSLEGQIIKKLQFIPTSSQKEAILQLQNYLNDPSPYSLFILKGYAGTGKTALLSAVVAVMEEVGVSVGLMASTGRASKVLSYTSRRPAHTIHRRIYRASAATPEEGGSFKLNSSSNKGGILFIVDEASMIGEGSHEPTPFGSGNLLADLLAFVWNSNGCKLILSGDTAQLPPVGTQLSPALNATLLEKTYGMKIYEAELTDVVRQESESGILYNATMLRRLQDECVSKGCTDNISFALKVKGFGDVEAITGAELIETIDLAYRDYEPENCNIITYSNKRALAYNMGIRGQVLNYEEMLVRGERLMIARNNYGYAKNKDKSDFLANGETITVRRIHKYYDLYGLHFADVTILADERDEEMEVRLLLSSLTKEEAQLSYNARERFYREVEKDYEHITSVTERRKAIKKDPFWGAIEVKYAYALTCHKAQGGQWPCVFIDMGFLSLLPSDIQLLRWLYTAITRASEKLYLVNTPKGMLQE, from the coding sequence ATGAAGGACAATTCTTTAGAGGGTCAAATTATAAAAAAATTGCAATTTATTCCTACATCAAGTCAAAAAGAAGCCATTTTACAGCTTCAAAATTACTTGAACGACCCTTCTCCTTATTCACTTTTTATACTCAAAGGATATGCAGGCACAGGAAAAACAGCCCTGCTATCTGCCGTAGTAGCAGTAATGGAAGAAGTAGGTGTATCTGTAGGACTTATGGCCTCTACAGGCAGGGCTTCCAAGGTTCTTTCTTATACGTCAAGGAGACCTGCGCATACCATTCACCGCCGTATATACAGAGCCTCAGCCGCAACCCCGGAGGAGGGTGGCAGCTTCAAACTGAATAGTAGTAGCAACAAAGGTGGTATATTATTTATTGTAGACGAAGCTTCGATGATAGGAGAGGGCAGCCATGAGCCTACTCCCTTCGGATCAGGTAATCTTTTGGCAGATCTTTTGGCTTTTGTGTGGAATAGTAATGGCTGCAAACTCATCCTATCAGGTGATACGGCTCAGCTGCCCCCCGTAGGCACTCAACTAAGCCCCGCTCTCAACGCTACTCTGCTGGAAAAGACCTATGGAATGAAGATATATGAAGCCGAACTTACCGATGTGGTGCGACAAGAGAGCGAGAGCGGCATACTCTACAACGCCACCATGCTGAGAAGACTGCAAGATGAATGTGTGTCAAAAGGGTGTACAGATAACATCAGCTTTGCGCTCAAGGTAAAAGGCTTTGGAGATGTAGAGGCGATTACGGGAGCTGAGCTCATCGAGACTATCGACCTCGCTTACCGTGACTACGAACCTGAAAATTGCAATATCATCACCTACTCCAACAAAAGAGCGCTGGCATACAACATGGGGATCAGGGGGCAAGTCCTCAACTATGAGGAGATGCTGGTAAGAGGAGAAAGACTGATGATAGCCCGTAACAATTACGGCTATGCCAAGAACAAAGATAAATCGGACTTTCTGGCCAACGGTGAGACTATCACAGTACGGAGGATCCATAAATATTATGATCTATACGGACTTCATTTTGCAGATGTTACTATCCTGGCGGATGAGCGGGATGAAGAAATGGAGGTCAGATTACTCTTGAGCTCGTTGACCAAGGAAGAAGCGCAATTGTCATACAATGCACGCGAACGATTCTATAGGGAAGTAGAGAAAGACTATGAGCATATAACCTCCGTAACAGAAAGACGGAAGGCGATAAAAAAAGATCCTTTTTGGGGTGCGATAGAGGTCAAATATGCTTATGCCCTTACATGCCATAAAGCACAGGGCGGGCAATGGCCTTGTGTATTTATAGATATGGGGTTCCTGAGCTTATTACCCTCGGATATACAATTGCTGAGATGGCTTTATACAGCTATCACGCGAGCATCGGAAAAGCTTTATCTGGTCAATACCCCCAAGGGAATGCTGCAAGAATAG
- a CDS encoding DUF3822 family protein, whose protein sequence is MSEDRIKFDLNELSVQTAELYNMSIRLLPDGLTFTLSLASDGEVSYAAFLPAESGHQSYEAAIKELFFRHSMLCLPYKSVSVYYQPVCSVAIPEELYSQGRVAQWLDAVFDPATCNLSKGDLIDLIYPLKSEGKILAFYYYRDLVNFLKRTLLVVHAVPYFIPSLENIRIESRVTQGKKLCLYLRPERIDYLLVDQGKTVYTNSFILTSGALPAESIDEIIFYTFTLWRSLSLDSQVDSVKILYALLPEGAQETLELQSMAEQLQSLLEAYISQVSLQSYQAF, encoded by the coding sequence ATGTCCGAGGATAGAATCAAATTCGATCTCAACGAGTTATCCGTCCAAACGGCGGAGTTATACAATATGTCCATCCGGCTTTTGCCGGATGGACTTACTTTTACTTTGTCTCTTGCTTCGGACGGTGAGGTATCGTATGCTGCTTTTTTACCTGCCGAGTCCGGACATCAATCCTATGAAGCTGCCATCAAAGAGCTTTTTTTCAGGCATAGCATGCTGTGTTTGCCATACAAGTCGGTAAGCGTGTACTATCAGCCAGTATGCTCCGTTGCCATCCCCGAAGAGTTGTATTCCCAAGGCCGAGTAGCGCAGTGGCTCGATGCCGTATTTGATCCTGCTACTTGCAACCTGTCCAAAGGCGATCTCATTGATCTCATCTATCCGCTGAAGTCTGAAGGAAAGATTTTGGCGTTTTATTACTACCGTGACTTGGTCAATTTCCTCAAACGCACCTTGCTTGTAGTGCATGCTGTTCCCTATTTCATACCTTCTTTAGAGAATATTCGCATAGAATCGAGGGTGACGCAGGGGAAAAAACTATGTTTGTATCTGCGACCCGAGAGGATCGATTACTTACTGGTCGATCAGGGAAAAACGGTATATACCAATAGTTTTATACTCACATCAGGGGCGTTGCCCGCCGAGAGCATCGACGAAATTATTTTTTATACTTTTACTCTATGGCGTTCATTGTCGCTGGATAGTCAGGTCGACTCCGTCAAGATTCTTTATGCTCTTTTGCCTGAAGGTGCACAAGAAACTCTCGAACTCCAAAGCATGGCAGAGCAGCTGCAAAGCCTTCTCGAGGCCTATATCTCACAGGTATCCCTCCAGTCTTATCAGGCATTCTAG
- a CDS encoding RsmD family RNA methyltransferase, whose amino-acid sequence MRIVGGVHKSRRFDVPKSFNARPTTDFAKENLFNVLNNMIEFDEAVALDLFAGTGSITFELISRGCDKVVSVELRREHSTFIESVAQKLKETQRLKMVKGDVFKFLQSSSYLGAFDFVFADPPYKLKELGILPRAILDSGKLKPGALLIVEHPGTYDFKNEPEFTEHREYGSVNFSFFVAPVAGE is encoded by the coding sequence ATGAGAATTGTAGGTGGTGTACACAAAAGCAGACGTTTTGATGTCCCTAAGTCATTCAATGCGCGCCCAACCACTGATTTTGCAAAAGAAAATCTCTTCAATGTACTCAATAACATGATAGAGTTTGACGAGGCTGTAGCCTTGGATCTCTTTGCGGGTACAGGCAGCATCACATTTGAGCTCATTTCACGGGGTTGTGACAAGGTTGTCTCTGTGGAGCTACGCCGTGAGCATAGTACATTTATTGAGAGTGTGGCTCAGAAACTCAAAGAAACCCAACGCCTCAAGATGGTCAAGGGCGATGTTTTCAAATTCTTGCAAAGCTCGTCATATCTCGGAGCTTTCGATTTTGTTTTTGCCGACCCTCCTTACAAGCTCAAAGAGCTGGGCATCTTACCTCGTGCCATACTCGATAGTGGCAAGCTCAAACCGGGCGCCTTACTCATTGTGGAACATCCCGGTACCTACGACTTCAAGAATGAGCCGGAGTTTACCGAGCATCGGGAGTACGGTTCCGTCAATTTTAGTTTTTTTGTGGCTCCGGTAGCGGGTGAGTGA
- a CDS encoding beta-N-acetylglucosaminidase domain-containing protein → MNSKQIISLILFLLPLALSPNCYGQSVPSIHPTPQKVTVGKNTINLSHAVYEPVISAHTDSATLSLIKSNLKTASQGTIKIILGKKGDTHVAKYESMIPQKPEGYYLEVRPRTIVVAGYDDRGTYYGVQTLLSILKSPRVKETTITDYPDVADRGVIEGFYGNPYSHRDRLSQFDFYGKVKLNTYIYGPKDDPYHRSHWRELYPASERNRMKELIRSATHNKVRFVWAIHPGLDIKWTDEDRLAILHKFQDMYTLGVRAFAVFFDDISADDESAKKQAQLLNYLETEFVHKHKDVEPLILCPTQYNQAWANGNYLDILGNDMLPEIRIMWTGKTVVSMIDHETMTWINNRIKRKAYIWLNYPVTDYVVDHLLMGKTYGNSQDIAPLLGGFAANPMEYAEASKVSLFSIADYTWNMRAYRPEESWKAALPFLMPSCTEAFKIFCENNVDLGPNGHRFRMEGESMTFRKVSEAFTAAYDKGTATRHDAAAVIKQFDSFINSCHTLLHCGDNPELVAEMKPWIEVLDLMSRRGKLLFDMQRYLEAGNPKAFIETYKNEKLLEQKQLTIRSRDFKGSINAPYPKPANEVVAPFIDGFKRKLLASYRKKYTYALGELPVNVIENGKYYIKYQGKYLSNIAGNKSNKPELVSAPDSINPQRQIWELRVQEQTGRYKITSTQDQRNLNTKLELQEGDYNPTAASFVLWKQGNKYAIQNSPDALSYFWKIEKDKLRTADNKIVKNDNYVFEIIPVGKE, encoded by the coding sequence ATGAACAGTAAACAGATTATTTCGCTTATTCTTTTCCTTTTGCCCCTGGCATTGTCACCCAATTGCTACGGACAGTCAGTACCATCCATACACCCTACTCCTCAGAAGGTGACTGTGGGCAAAAATACAATCAACCTATCCCATGCCGTCTATGAGCCTGTGATATCAGCGCATACCGACTCCGCTACATTGAGTCTCATCAAAAGCAATCTCAAAACAGCTTCACAAGGCACTATCAAAATCATCTTGGGTAAAAAGGGAGATACTCATGTGGCAAAATACGAAAGTATGATCCCTCAAAAGCCTGAGGGCTATTACCTCGAAGTCCGCCCCCGTACCATTGTAGTAGCGGGGTATGACGACAGAGGCACGTACTATGGTGTGCAAACACTGCTCAGCATCCTCAAATCACCACGTGTCAAGGAGACAACCATTACAGATTACCCTGATGTGGCCGATCGAGGAGTAATAGAGGGCTTCTACGGAAATCCCTACAGTCACCGAGACAGACTGTCGCAATTTGACTTCTACGGCAAAGTCAAACTCAACACCTATATATACGGCCCCAAAGACGATCCTTACCATCGCTCCCACTGGCGAGAACTTTACCCCGCCTCCGAGCGCAACAGGATGAAGGAGCTGATACGCTCTGCAACACACAACAAAGTACGTTTTGTATGGGCGATACATCCTGGACTCGACATCAAGTGGACCGACGAAGACCGCCTTGCCATCCTACACAAATTCCAAGACATGTATACTCTGGGGGTAAGAGCCTTCGCCGTATTCTTTGACGATATCAGTGCGGACGATGAGTCTGCAAAGAAACAGGCTCAATTGCTCAATTATCTTGAAACAGAGTTTGTACACAAGCATAAGGATGTAGAGCCGCTGATACTCTGCCCCACGCAATACAATCAAGCATGGGCCAATGGTAACTATCTGGATATACTGGGCAATGATATGCTGCCCGAAATTCGCATCATGTGGACGGGTAAAACGGTAGTAAGCATGATAGACCATGAAACGATGACCTGGATCAACAATCGCATCAAGCGTAAAGCATATATTTGGCTCAATTATCCTGTCACAGACTACGTGGTAGATCACTTGCTCATGGGCAAAACATATGGCAACAGCCAAGATATAGCCCCCCTATTGGGAGGCTTCGCTGCCAATCCCATGGAATATGCCGAAGCTTCCAAAGTATCACTTTTTTCCATAGCGGACTATACCTGGAACATGAGAGCATACCGGCCGGAGGAGTCGTGGAAGGCAGCACTCCCCTTCCTCATGCCCTCATGTACGGAAGCATTCAAGATATTCTGTGAAAACAACGTCGACTTAGGACCCAATGGACACCGCTTCCGCATGGAAGGTGAGTCTATGACTTTCCGCAAAGTATCGGAAGCTTTTACAGCAGCGTATGACAAGGGCACTGCCACCCGCCACGACGCCGCAGCGGTAATAAAGCAGTTCGACTCCTTCATCAATTCCTGCCACACCCTTCTGCACTGTGGCGACAACCCTGAACTTGTAGCAGAGATGAAGCCTTGGATAGAAGTCTTAGACCTGATGAGTCGCAGAGGCAAGCTACTCTTCGATATGCAACGCTACTTGGAAGCAGGAAATCCCAAAGCTTTTATAGAGACTTACAAGAACGAAAAGCTACTGGAACAAAAGCAACTCACCATCAGGTCACGTGACTTCAAAGGCTCTATCAACGCACCTTACCCCAAGCCCGCCAACGAAGTAGTAGCTCCATTTATAGATGGGTTCAAACGCAAACTCCTGGCGTCTTATCGCAAAAAATACACTTACGCTTTGGGAGAATTGCCTGTCAATGTGATAGAAAACGGTAAGTACTACATCAAGTACCAGGGCAAATACCTCTCCAATATCGCTGGTAACAAGTCCAATAAACCTGAGCTTGTCTCTGCCCCTGACAGTATCAACCCTCAACGACAGATCTGGGAACTGAGAGTGCAGGAGCAAACAGGGCGGTATAAAATCACCAGTACGCAGGATCAGCGCAACCTGAATACCAAACTGGAATTACAGGAGGGTGATTACAACCCCACAGCGGCATCCTTTGTACTATGGAAACAGGGTAACAAATATGCTATACAAAACTCACCCGATGCTCTGAGCTACTTCTGGAAAATCGAAAAAGACAAGCTACGCACGGCAGATAACAAGATAGTTAAAAACGACAATTATGTCTTCGAGATCATACCTGTAGGCAAAGAATAG
- a CDS encoding UDP-N-acetylmuramoyl-tripeptide--D-alanyl-D-alanine ligase → MSQIEDIYDIFCEHPTVVTDSRAIVPGCIFFALKGANFDGNLFASQALEQGAALAVVDDPSQARDHKYIVVEDALKTLQQLAAYHRQTMGIPIIGITGTNGKTTTKELVAEVLSTQYNILYTHGNLNNHIGVPLTLLRLTQEHQLAIVEMGASKPGDIKELVDIARPDYGLITNVGMAHLQGFGSLEGVKKTKGELYDFLRQNSGIAFLNEDDCTLKRMLEGIPHIAYGTKGNELVVGSMIEVKDNPFLSFSWHTAMEPHNEYVVKTGLVGGYNLPNALAAVVIGCYFNVSADNINRALETYAPSNNRSQLIRTEHNILIADAYNANPTSMTAAVDNFESLQTDKPKVLILGDMNELGTESSHAHTEMLKHIKEKGVWKEVCLCGPCFSKIGEHDGIKIFADVQELGDYLKSNPIEGSAILVKGSNGIHLERILPLC, encoded by the coding sequence ATGAGTCAGATAGAAGATATCTATGATATTTTTTGTGAACACCCCACTGTGGTAACTGATAGCCGGGCTATAGTCCCGGGGTGCATATTCTTTGCACTCAAAGGAGCCAACTTCGATGGTAACCTCTTTGCTTCGCAAGCTCTGGAACAAGGCGCTGCATTGGCCGTGGTGGATGATCCTTCTCAAGCCCGAGACCATAAATACATTGTGGTGGAAGATGCGCTGAAAACACTGCAACAGCTTGCTGCTTATCACAGGCAGACGATGGGAATTCCCATTATTGGCATCACAGGCACTAATGGCAAGACTACCACAAAGGAATTGGTAGCTGAGGTACTATCTACTCAATATAATATACTGTATACTCACGGCAACCTCAATAATCACATCGGGGTACCACTCACACTCCTGCGACTCACCCAAGAGCACCAATTGGCTATTGTAGAGATGGGAGCCAGTAAGCCGGGTGATATCAAAGAGCTTGTAGATATAGCACGCCCCGATTACGGACTCATTACCAACGTGGGCATGGCTCACTTGCAAGGCTTCGGTAGCCTCGAAGGGGTGAAGAAAACCAAAGGCGAACTCTATGATTTCCTAAGGCAAAATAGTGGGATTGCTTTTCTCAATGAAGATGACTGTACGCTCAAGAGGATGCTGGAGGGTATTCCTCATATTGCTTATGGCACCAAAGGAAATGAATTGGTTGTTGGTAGTATGATAGAGGTAAAAGATAATCCGTTCCTCTCCTTTAGCTGGCATACGGCAATGGAACCTCACAATGAATATGTGGTGAAAACAGGACTTGTAGGCGGATATAACCTGCCCAATGCATTGGCCGCTGTGGTGATAGGTTGCTATTTCAATGTAAGTGCAGACAACATAAACCGAGCATTGGAGACTTATGCCCCCTCGAACAACAGGTCTCAACTCATACGTACAGAGCATAATATACTCATCGCTGATGCGTATAATGCTAACCCCACGAGCATGACCGCTGCTGTGGACAACTTCGAATCACTGCAAACAGACAAACCCAAAGTGCTTATCTTGGGTGATATGAACGAACTGGGAACAGAGAGTAGCCATGCCCACACCGAGATGCTCAAACATATTAAAGAGAAAGGTGTGTGGAAGGAAGTGTGCCTTTGTGGTCCGTGCTTCTCGAAAATAGGTGAGCATGACGGCATCAAGATTTTTGCAGATGTACAGGAATTGGGCGATTATCTCAAAAGCAATCCTATAGAAGGAAGTGCAATATTGGTAAAAGGCTCTAACGGCATACATTTAGAAAGGATATTACCTCTATGTTGA